The Spirochaetaceae bacterium genome contains a region encoding:
- a CDS encoding type II toxin-antitoxin system HicB family antitoxin: MKLLITITRDEDGAYVAECPAIPGCVSQGTTEEEAQANVREAIKECLAVRAEQGLPLTVETRHVEVHV; the protein is encoded by the coding sequence ATGAAGCTCCTGATTACCATTACACGGGACGAAGACGGCGCCTACGTCGCCGAGTGTCCGGCGATCCCCGGTTGTGTCAGCCAGGGGACTACGGAGGAAGAGGCGCAGGCGAACGTGCGGGAGGCGATCAAGGAATGCCTCGCGGTGCGTGCGGAGCAAGGGCTACCTCTGACGGTAGAGACCCGGCACGTTGAAGTGCATGTCTGA
- a CDS encoding DUF4352 domain-containing protein has product MTVRLRLLQGALAAVILLAACGDGESDDGGAAASGEPAAAAETAGAAPAAAADDGAESSDHPRLAVGEPYSTDAFMVTVLGSSAITSYDYFDKGTEATATKEADPEDAFLIVDIEFESLGAWSLGTNGNQLALRGQFTVTDGADNQYSYAPYFGENALVLAPHLDKGEKVRGEIMYVVPKDAAGLTVRYMGRVFPRPTLAEWALE; this is encoded by the coding sequence ATGACCGTGCGGCTGCGGCTGTTGCAAGGGGCGCTGGCGGCGGTCATCTTGCTGGCGGCGTGCGGCGACGGGGAGTCCGATGACGGCGGCGCCGCCGCTTCCGGCGAGCCGGCGGCCGCGGCTGAAACGGCCGGTGCGGCCCCGGCCGCGGCGGCTGACGATGGCGCCGAATCGTCCGACCATCCGCGCCTGGCGGTCGGGGAACCCTACTCCACCGATGCCTTCATGGTGACCGTGCTCGGTTCCAGCGCCATCACCAGCTACGACTACTTCGACAAGGGCACCGAGGCAACCGCCACCAAGGAGGCGGACCCCGAGGACGCGTTCCTGATCGTCGATATCGAATTCGAGTCGCTCGGCGCCTGGTCGCTCGGAACCAACGGCAACCAACTCGCCCTGCGCGGCCAGTTCACGGTAACCGACGGCGCCGACAACCAGTACTCCTACGCTCCGTACTTCGGCGAGAACGCGCTCGTCCTCGCACCCCACCTCGACAAGGGCGAGAAGGTGCGCGGCGAGATCATGTACGTGGTCCCGAAGGACGCCGCCGGGCTGACCGTCCGCTACATGGGCCGCGTGTTCCCGCGCCCGACCCTCGCCGAGTGGGCGCTCGAGTGA
- a CDS encoding ABC transporter substrate-binding protein: protein MRRKFAGAAVVRWLLYVTIALVSVPAFATGEEEAAAAAGDGPWHGGTLTAFRTDLEPVQADQTSTVGRAPAMIYSGPIMDYLLMTDYQTCGPRGSGVFPSTYPGIYLTPEQCWTGALAESWEVHEDKIVFHLRQGVMWQGNDSIGFEPRELVAEDVAFALARAWNSRPTAWTWDGGAIDNIVAQDKYTVVVELSRFDLEWVVWTSANPNAIYAPEVVEAGAGEWEHQAGTGPFRFAEYVEGSFMRYDRHDDYWASPTVIDGVEYETPFIDDLIYVIIKDHSTRVAALRTAKLDVYYWMPVKEEQSLAQTAPDLEKFRYLSSGTHALGLRSDIEPLSNQRLRHALSMALDAGQIAETVLLEAQTEGIFPMIEGYPGHIPPDQMEPEIRAVYEYHPDRAKEILAEAGYPEGFKLNTIVRSADSTSVAILELAKSYWEAIGVDLEINALEQLAYQTERRERNYHVIRSTLQNQREVGAFNKHSINFAGGWNDAIWTDPTYYDPLFVETSATLDLEERNKKWAQLAQIVAEATAYVPIGIQYELTYWWPWVKNYYGESSTTYRSSSMVEAGVWIDQNLKQEMGY from the coding sequence ATGCGAAGGAAGTTCGCAGGAGCGGCCGTCGTGCGATGGCTGCTGTACGTAACGATCGCGCTGGTGAGCGTACCGGCGTTCGCCACCGGCGAGGAAGAAGCGGCGGCGGCAGCCGGCGACGGCCCGTGGCACGGCGGCACGTTGACCGCGTTCCGGACCGACCTGGAACCGGTGCAGGCCGACCAGACCTCGACCGTGGGCAGGGCGCCTGCAATGATATACAGCGGTCCGATCATGGACTACCTGCTGATGACCGACTACCAGACCTGCGGGCCGCGCGGGTCGGGCGTCTTTCCGAGCACCTATCCGGGCATCTACCTGACGCCGGAGCAGTGCTGGACGGGTGCGTTGGCCGAGAGCTGGGAGGTGCACGAGGACAAGATCGTGTTCCACCTCCGCCAGGGCGTGATGTGGCAGGGCAACGACAGCATCGGCTTCGAGCCGCGCGAGCTGGTTGCCGAAGACGTGGCGTTCGCGCTCGCGCGCGCCTGGAACTCCAGGCCGACGGCGTGGACCTGGGACGGCGGCGCCATCGACAACATCGTCGCCCAGGACAAGTACACGGTGGTGGTGGAGCTCAGCCGCTTCGACCTGGAGTGGGTGGTGTGGACATCCGCCAACCCCAACGCCATCTACGCTCCCGAGGTGGTCGAGGCGGGCGCCGGTGAGTGGGAGCACCAGGCCGGCACCGGCCCGTTCCGGTTCGCCGAATACGTCGAGGGATCGTTCATGCGCTACGACCGCCACGACGACTACTGGGCCAGTCCGACCGTGATCGACGGCGTGGAGTACGAGACGCCGTTCATCGACGATCTGATCTACGTGATCATCAAGGATCACTCCACCCGCGTGGCGGCCCTGCGTACTGCCAAGCTGGACGTCTACTACTGGATGCCGGTGAAGGAGGAGCAGTCACTTGCCCAGACCGCACCCGACCTGGAGAAGTTCCGCTACCTCAGTTCCGGCACCCACGCGCTCGGTCTGCGCAGCGACATCGAGCCGCTCAGCAACCAGCGCCTCAGGCACGCCCTGTCGATGGCGCTCGACGCCGGGCAGATCGCCGAAACGGTGCTGCTGGAGGCGCAAACCGAGGGAATCTTCCCCATGATCGAAGGCTACCCGGGCCACATTCCGCCCGACCAGATGGAGCCGGAGATTCGGGCGGTCTACGAGTACCACCCGGATCGAGCCAAGGAGATCCTGGCCGAGGCGGGCTACCCGGAAGGCTTCAAGCTGAACACCATCGTGCGTTCCGCGGACTCCACCAGCGTCGCCATCCTGGAGTTGGCCAAGAGCTACTGGGAGGCCATCGGGGTCGACCTGGAGATCAACGCGCTGGAGCAGTTGGCCTACCAGACCGAACGCCGCGAGAGGAACTACCACGTGATCCGTTCGACCCTGCAGAACCAGCGCGAGGTGGGCGCCTTCAACAAGCACTCGATCAACTTCGCCGGTGGGTGGAACGATGCCATCTGGACCGATCCTACCTACTACGATCCGCTGTTCGTGGAAACCAGCGCGACCCTGGACCTGGAGGAGCGCAACAAGAAGTGGGCGCAACTGGCGCAGATCGTGGCCGAGGCAACGGCCTACGTGCCGATCGGCATTCAATACGAGCTGACCTACTGGTGGCCGTGGGTGAAGAACTACTACGGCGAGTCGTCGACGACGTACCGCTCAAGCAGTATGGTTGAAGCCGGCGTCTGGATCGACCAGAATCTGAAGCAGGAGATGGGCTACTAG